AGGCGGGGCAGGACCTCGCGCTGGTAGAGGTCGAACAGGCCCTGGTAGTGCGGGCCGGTGTTCGCCACGTAGAGCTCGTCGAAGCCGGCCTTGGCGTACTGGTCGATCATCTCCAGGTGGGCGTCGACACTGTTGCCGCAGACGAACGCCTCCTTCAGCATCTCCGGCTTGACCAACTCGGCGGCCTGCTCGAAATGTCGTGGTGAGGGAAGCACCTGGGACAGCTCGCCCGGCACCCCGGCGTTGGGCCAGCGTTCGTACGCGATGCGCATGCCCTCGTCCTCGCTGTCGGCGTACGCCGCCTTGAAGCCGGCCTGGCACGGCTTGTCGCCGCCGCCGTTCTCGCGGAAGCGGCGCACCATCTCCGCGTCCGGCATCGTGCTCACGTAGCCGTCGCCGATCCGGGCGGCGAGGTCGATGGACTTCGGCCCGAAGCCGGAGACGTAGATCGGCGGGGGAGTGTCGGGCAGCGTGTAGATCCGGGCCTGCTCGACCGTGTAGTGCTTGCCGTGGTGGTTGACGAAGCCGCCGCCCCACAGCGCGCGCAGCACCTCGACGGCCTCCTCCAGCATCTCCAGCCGGACGTCGGCCTGCGGCCAGGCGTCACCGAAGATGTGCTCGTTGAGCGCCTCGCCGGTGCCGACGCCGAGCACGAACCGCCCGCCGTGCAGCACCGCGCTGGTCGCCGCCGCCTGCGCGATCACGGCCGGGTGGATCCGTACGGTGGGGCAGGTCACCGCGGTGGTCACCGGCAGCGAGCAGACCTGGCTGAGCGCGCCGATCATCGACCAGACGAATGGGCTCTGGCCCTGTGCGTCCACCCAGGGGTGGTAGTGGTCGGAGATCCACAGTGCCTCGAACCCGGCCCGTTCGGCGCCGCGCGCCTGCTCCAACAGTTCGGCGGGTGTGAACTCCTCACTGGATAGAAAGTAACCGATTTTCATCGTCTCCCCTTCGGCGCGCGGACCTGCTCCTGCACAGAGCCGTACCCCGGCCGAGGTCGGTCACACCGCCCAGGCGGGGTGTCGATCGGCGGGTCGTGCTCAGCGCCGGCCGAACATCGCCCGGATCGCGGCGAGCAGCAGCAGGGCGCCGACCACCAGGCCGAGGAGGCGTACGCCGGGGATGTCGGCCGGGCTCGTCGCGTCGGCCAGCAGGGCGGGATCCATCCCCGCACTCTCCCGGGGAGCGGGCCGTCGGGCAACTGTAAGGTTTATTGACTATTGAATCGCCCGGTGTGACCATGGCATGACCGCCGGCCGGTGGCGGTGCGCCGAGGGCGCGCGAGAGATGGGGTACGGGGGCCGCATGAGCGAGCGCAACCAACGGGTCGACGGGGGCGCATCGACGCCGGTGACCGACGACGCCAACCGCCAGGAGGGGGTGGCGTGAGCGCGCCCAGCGGGCACCTCCCGGCCCTCGCCGCAGCCGTCCTGCAACCCGGGTTCGTCGGCACCACCCCGCCACCGTGGGTGTGCCGCTGGCTCGGCGAGGGCCTCGGCTCGGTGGTGCTCTTCGCCCGCAACGTCGTCGATCCCGCGCAGGTGGCGGCACTCACCGCGACGCTGCGCGCCGAACGTCCGGACGTCATCGTGGCCATCGACGAGGAGGCCGGCGACGTCACCCGGCTCGAGTCGGTCCACGGCAGCTCCCGGCCCGGCAACTTCGCTCTCGGCACGGTCGACGACCCGGAGCTGACCGAGGCGGTCGCCCGGGACCTCGGTGTCGAGCTGGCCGCGGCAGGGGTCACCCTCAACTACGCCCCGGACGCCGACGTCAACTCCAATCCGGAGAACCCGGTGATCGGCGTCCGTTCGTTCGGTGCCGACCCGGCGCTGGTCGCGCGGCACACCGCCGCCTGGGTCCGCGGGCTCCAGGCCGGTGGCGTCGCGGCCTGCGCCAAGCACTTCCCCGGGCACGGCGACACGCGCGTCGACTCACACCACGATCTGCCCCGGATCACCGCCGACCGGGACCGGCTGGACGCCTGCGAGCTGGCTCCGTTCCGGGCGGCCGTCGCCGCCGGGGTGCAGGCCGTGATGACGGGCCACCTGCTGGTGCCCGCCCTCGATCCGCAGCTGCCGGCCACGCTGAGTCGGCGCATCCTGGGTGGGCTGCTCCGCGACGAGTTGGGCTTCTCCGGCGTGGTGGTGACCGACGCGGTGGAGATGCGCGCGGTCGCCGACCGGTACGGCTTCGCCGGGGCGACGGTCCGCGCCCTCGCCGCCGGTGCCGACGCGATCTGCATCGGCGGTGAACGGGCCGACGAGCAGGCGGCCCGCGAACTGCGCGACGCCATCGTCGCCGCGGTCGTCTCCGGTGAGCTGCCCGAGGAACGCCTCGCCGAGGCGGCCAAGCGGGTCGGTCAACTCGCCGCCTGGACGGTGGCCGCCCGCACCGCGGGATCGGCCGTCGGGCGCGGCGCGGCCGACGTCGGGCTGGTCGCCGCCCGCCGGGCCGTTCGGGTCACCGCCGGCCCCAGCGCGACGGTCGCGCTGCCGTTGACCCGCGCCGCGCACGTCGTCGAGTTCGAGCCGCCGCGCAACATCGCCATCGGTGCGGAGACCCCGTGGGGCATCGGCGCACCGCTGGGCGAGCTGCTGCCCGGCACGGACACGGTCCGCTACGCCGAACCCGACGTACCGGCCGACCCCGGCGCCGGGGCGGGCCTCCGCCCACTGGTCCTGGTGGTCCGCGACCTGCACCGGCACGACTGGATGCGCGCCGCGGTGCAGCGCGCGTTGGCCGCCCGCCCGGACGCGGTCGTGGTCGAGCTGGGCGTGCCCGAGCTGGTCACCGGGGCGGTGCACCTGGCCACCCACGGCGCCACCCGGGCCAGCGGTCGGGCCGCCGCCGAGGTGCTGACCGGCACCTGCTGAGCCGCGCCGACC
The nucleotide sequence above comes from Micromonospora luteifusca. Encoded proteins:
- a CDS encoding TIGR03557 family F420-dependent LLM class oxidoreductase, which translates into the protein MKIGYFLSSEEFTPAELLEQARGAERAGFEALWISDHYHPWVDAQGQSPFVWSMIGALSQVCSLPVTTAVTCPTVRIHPAVIAQAAATSAVLHGGRFVLGVGTGEALNEHIFGDAWPQADVRLEMLEEAVEVLRALWGGGFVNHHGKHYTVEQARIYTLPDTPPPIYVSGFGPKSIDLAARIGDGYVSTMPDAEMVRRFRENGGGDKPCQAGFKAAYADSEDEGMRIAYERWPNAGVPGELSQVLPSPRHFEQAAELVKPEMLKEAFVCGNSVDAHLEMIDQYAKAGFDELYVANTGPHYQGLFDLYQREVLPRLR
- a CDS encoding glycoside hydrolase family 3 protein; its protein translation is MSAPSGHLPALAAAVLQPGFVGTTPPPWVCRWLGEGLGSVVLFARNVVDPAQVAALTATLRAERPDVIVAIDEEAGDVTRLESVHGSSRPGNFALGTVDDPELTEAVARDLGVELAAAGVTLNYAPDADVNSNPENPVIGVRSFGADPALVARHTAAWVRGLQAGGVAACAKHFPGHGDTRVDSHHDLPRITADRDRLDACELAPFRAAVAAGVQAVMTGHLLVPALDPQLPATLSRRILGGLLRDELGFSGVVVTDAVEMRAVADRYGFAGATVRALAAGADAICIGGERADEQAARELRDAIVAAVVSGELPEERLAEAAKRVGQLAAWTVAARTAGSAVGRGAADVGLVAARRAVRVTAGPSATVALPLTRAAHVVEFEPPRNIAIGAETPWGIGAPLGELLPGTDTVRYAEPDVPADPGAGAGLRPLVLVVRDLHRHDWMRAAVQRALAARPDAVVVELGVPELVTGAVHLATHGATRASGRAAAEVLTGTC